From one Cucurbita pepo subsp. pepo cultivar mu-cu-16 chromosome LG17, ASM280686v2, whole genome shotgun sequence genomic stretch:
- the LOC111779258 gene encoding GATA transcription factor 15-like: MAFFINNHPDLSGSTFNPSSLMAISNHGLLCIEPQKQRTCHHCRTTRTPLWRAGPAGPRSLCNACGIRYRKLKNSNGGVNKSGNGKKVVRVVDLGREIMLHRATAAMAENGGAETIGEEEQAAAMLLMALSSGYVS; encoded by the exons ATGGCCTTCTTCATCAACAACCATCCCGATCTCTCTGGCTCGACCTTCAATCCATCGTCTTTAATGGCGATTTCAAACCATGGTCTGCTCTGTATCGAGCCGCAGAAACAGAGGACCTGTCACCACTGTCGCACCACCAGAACCCCCCTCTGGAGAGCCGGTCCTGCCGGCCCAAGG TCGCTGTGTAATGCGTGTGGGATTAGATACAGGAAGCTGAAGAACAGTAATGGCGGAGTGAATAAGAGTGGAAATGGGAAGAAAGTGGTGAgagtggtggatttggggagAGAGATAATGCTGCATAGAGCGACGGCGGCGATGGCGGAAAATGGAGGTGCAGAGACGAtcggagaagaagaacaggCGGCGGCGATGCTTCTCATGGCTCTATCTTCCGGCTATGTATCATAA
- the LOC111778804 gene encoding leucine-rich repeat extensin-like protein 6 produces MVNLVSIYFTFLLFTLSKFSFLSSATAVAKDQVGCSMCSSCDNPCQLPPPPPPPPTSQCPPPPPPPSCSTCIHPSPLPPSSVQPYLPADGGQFPGLAPPPPNPILPYYPYYYYSPPTASGESVSISWKILPLGLLIIICL; encoded by the coding sequence ATGGTGAATCTCGTCTCAATTTACTTCACTTTCCTCCTCTTCACACTCTCTAAATTTTCCTTTCTCTCATCGGCGACCGCCGTGGCCAAGGATCAGGTCGGCTGTTCCATGTGCTCGAGTTGTGACAACCCCTGCCAACTCcctccgccgccaccgccacctCCCACTTCACAATGccctcctcctccgcctccgccCTCGTGCAGTACCTGCATCCACCCTTCTCCGTTGCCGCCGTCCTCTGTCCAGCCATACCTGCCGGCCGATGGAGGCCAATTCCCCGGCCTTGCTCCTCCGCCGCCGAATCCAATTTTACCATATTATCCTTACTATTATTACAGTCCCCCCACTGCTTCTGGCGAAAGCGTTTCAATTTCATGGAAAATTTTGCCTTTGGGTCTCTTAATCATTATCTGTCTCTGA